The Drosophila simulans strain w501 chromosome 3R, Prin_Dsim_3.1, whole genome shotgun sequence genome contains the following window.
CGACGAGGCGAGCAAGCGCTGCCAGTAGGTCTGCTCCCTCGGCTCCGCCAGGGGAGTTTCCGAACAGCATCCTCCGGCTGCCGGAGCCTCGTTCTTCCTGCGCTGCTCCGCCGCCAGCTGCTCGCTCTCGCGGCGGGCTTCCCTGCGCGCCAGTTGCTGGCGCAGAAACTTGAGCGCCTCATACAGGAAGGACACCAGGAAGATGGCCAGGGCGGAGAGCACGAACTCCGTCACGGTGGACGCCACCCATCCGCGCCACAAAATTCGCTCGCAGTGTCCAGCGTGGAACTGAAAGCATACAAGAGTGAACGATTAACTAATAATCCCATAAGATCAGTAAGATGAGGTTCAAATAATATgacttttagttttaaaaaatatgaagcTTAAACTTGTcagtaaacaaaaactttgaattaaaaaatcttttttaCAATTTCTCTACAGCGGTATAATGTTAAACACCCATGAATCTTTATTCATGAGACACCCTGTTCGAGCATATTCAATTTgtgttatttgtatttgctgaGAGCGAATAAAGCGCTAGAGAGCGAATAATTCGTTGTGGTGTCTGGCACATAAACATACTTATACGAACTTATACTAGGGAGTGACTAGCCAGAGTATTCAAATTCCAAGTCGGACGAGATGTTTGTTTGCTCTCCGTGCAAATCTCATTCAGCTAAACTGGATGAGTGACTTTTAAATTACAGCGTTTAGCGCAGTGGTAAGTGATTGTGTATCAAAATTGTAGGGCATAGGAGTTGTGTAATTGCGTACTCACCACCATGATCATGGGGCAGGACTTGGCCGTGCTGGTGCTGTCATCCGAGCCGTGGTCATGATCGTGATCCATCTTGGACTGGTATGGTCTTAAAGCAGATATAGTCGAACGGACAGAAGGCGTGGAAAATCCGACTGGCACAGCAATAAGTGATAAGAGCTAGACCTGCTGAGGTGCTGAGAGCAGAGCGTTGACTGCTTGAAACCCGGTGCTCGCGAGTggttttttaaagaaaatcgCCTCTAATCCCCCGGCGCGGCGATAGGCAAGTGCGCTTATCTATGGGCAATGCGAAAGAGCGTTATCACACAGTAGCGGCGATACCAACTATAGTCGCCCCTGACTAAGAATGCCAGCCCAGATACAGTCatgtaaataaacataaatgcaTGCAGATCTCAGGTCAGATCAAAAGATATCTTCTGCAGATCTTTATCTCAAGAGATAAAACCCATTATTGATCCGTCGTGGGCTTCTCTCCGGTTTGCAGTTTAATTTATGGACTCATGTCAAAGGTTCGACACTCGATTCGCGTGCAgaatttattgcaatttaGATTATCAATCATGGGCTAATACAACCCCCTGAAATTGTTGCTGTAATACATGATGTTGAAATTATTCCATTATTTCTTCGGTTCGATCACGGTTTTATGGCTCTAGTCGAGTACATTCATACGTAGGTATATGCCCATATTCCGGCACGGGAGCGATAGCAACCGTCGGTCGCCGGATCGCCGGAGGTCTGCCTTAGTCCACTTGGCTTTCCAAGAGTGTTATTTCTTACTGTGCTATTTCTAACTGGGATCGAATGTCGCCGAAATTGATGGCCGTGCGCAAACCTTCTGCGGCCGTGTGCAAAAATTCTACGGACATTCCTGGGCCGTGTGCCAATTTCGAAAAATGGGTGACGTGCGCAAAACATTAACGATATTGCAGAGGGGTAAGTGGTTGGGTTATGAGTTTAGAGCGAAAGCTTTTGCTAAACTGCTTAGGTGGTAAAGAGGTTGGTACGCTTTAGTTATTGGTATTGGTAAAACGAAGGATTACATTACGCACATGTACTTCTGTGCttagatatttaaatatgactTTTGTAAAACGCAACTCAAAAGTTAACCATTTACTCAAATGTCTTACCACTTAAATATTGGTCTTTGAAACCTAAATTCAAATGTTTAGCGCCAAATGCAGCAATGCCACCAGATCAGATTGTTTTTTCATGTGTCCGGCAACTCTTTGCCTGCCTTTACCCGGATGGCAACCCCTTGACATTCCCAACCAAAGTTGCATTAAACATCTTGCCATTTTTTGACTGTGAGTTTACGAACAAATACATCTTAACTTCGTGTGACTTAATGCTCTAATCGTTGAAGGTGCTAGTGCAAGGCAAATCGCAATGTATGCGCTACGACACCTGCGACTCCAGAGCACTAGGCACTTCCGCAGCTCTTatgcagcggcggcaacaacaaaacacatGCTGCCCCGGCAACCAGCGCGTGTTCTGATTGGAGATTGGAGCACTTGGGATAAGTCCCGGCTGCAGGATGTATACTCCAGGAGTTCGAGTACCGCCACTGAGCCTGTGAAGCCGCAAACACCGCTGCAGGAACTCGTGTCGGGCGCCAAACCATATGCCCAACTAATGCGAATCGACCGGCCTATTGGCACCTACCTCCTCTTCTGGCCCTGCGCCTGGAGCATAGCGCTCAGCGCCGATGCGGGCTGCTGGCCGGACCTCACCATGCTGGGCCTATTCGGCACCGGGGCACTGATAATGCGCGGCGCCGGGTGCACCATCAACGATCTCTGGGACAAGGACATCGATGCGAAGGTGGAGCGCACGAGATTGCGGCCCTTGGCCTCGGGGCAGATCAGTCAGTTCGATGCCATAGTATTCCTCTCGGCGCAGCTCAGTCTGGGTCTTTTGGTGCTGGTCCAGCTCAACTGGCAATCCATATTGTTGGGCGCCAGTTCGCTGGGCCTCGTGATCACGTATCCGCTGATGAAAAGAGTCACCTACTGGCCCCAGCTGGTTCTGGGCATGGCCTTCAACTGGGGCGCCCTACTGGGCTGGTGTGCCACCCAGGGCAGTGTCAACCTGGCCGCCTGCCTTCCACTCTACCTCTCCGGCGTCTGCTGGACCATTGTCTACGACACGATATACGCCCACCAGGACAAGCTGGATGACCTGCAGATCGGTGTAAAGTCCACGGCACTCAGGTTTGGCGAGAACACCAAAGTCTGGCTGTCGGGATTCACGGCAGCCATGCTGACGGGTCTTTCCGCCGCCGGCTGGGCTTGCGATCAAACTTTGCCGTACTACGCGGCTGTTGGAGTTGTGGGTGCCCATCTGGTGCAGCAGGTATTTCTTGTTATATTACGATGCAGAAAGTCATTTACTTATTCGTCCGTTTGGCATTCCAGATCTATTCCCTCAACATTGACAACCCCAGCGACTGCGCCAAAAAGTTCATATCGAACCATCAAGTAGGACTCATTCTCTTTCTCGGCATTGTTCTGGGCACCCTTCTGAAATCAGACGAAAGCAAGAAACAGCGACAATCCTCACTGACAACATCGACGGCCAGCTCGTACGTTCCAGCGCTGCCGCAAAAGCCAGAAGTCATAAGCTGAGATGAGCCAGACGAGCGGAGATTGTAGtgttaatttatgtttatagcGCGCTTTTTAATTCGCCAAAACCAAAGTCTCTAGGTATCTGATTAGATAGAATCTTGTAAATAGGCTTATGACAATTTTTAGCTCATTTGCAATAGGTTAAGTCTTAAAGAATATTGCTAAGTGCACACCTCACTTGAACTTCAATTAATTCTTAATTGTAAGTGCCCGCCTTGACGTAAGAACTTACGTAAATCACCCATCCCCTGAGCCCCCATAACCCATTTGAGAGGCAAACTGGTTTCTGTATTAAATTCTTAcgtgttatttattattattatacagaTTTTGGTTGTctattgaaattcaaatactCTTCAAATGTATTTACTTCATTCGTTTGTTGTTACGGCTAGGAAAAGTGCGTTACATAAAAGTAATGATAGAATATTAGTTTAGATCAAGTCAGCCACGTTCATGGGCATCTCGTCGATTTGTGTGGAGTAGTACTGCTCAATGTCGCGCAGGATGCGGATATCGTCCGATTTGACAAAGTTAATAGCAACACCCTTGCGTCCGAAACGACCAGAACGACCGATGCGATGGATGTACAGCTCACGGTTGTTGGGCAAATCGTAGTTGATGACCAGCGACACCTGCTGCACATCGATACCACGAGCCCACACATCGGTGGTGATGAGCACTCGCGACTGGCCGGCTCGGAACTCCTTCATGATCTCGTCACGCTCCTTTTGCGGCATATCGCCGTGCATCGAGCTGACTGTAAAGTTAGCCTCCCGCATCTTCTCCGTCAGCCAGTCCACCTTGCGTTTCGTGTTGCAGAAGATGACGGCCTGGGTGATGGTCAGAGTATCGTACAGATCGCACAGGGTATCGAATTTCCATTCCTCGCGCTCCACGGCGACGAAGAACTGCTTGATGCCTTCCAGCGTCAATTCGTCACTGTGAGGGAATGGAATGGGGTTTATGAATCACACTGTGTACATGGGAGCAGCATGTTGCTTACCGCTTGACCAAGATGCGAATGGGATCTGTCATGAATTTGGAGGTCATCTCGAGTATCTCGTGGGGCAAGGTAGCCGAGATGAGCACCACCTGGGTGGCTGGTGGCAAGTAGCGATACACATCGTATATCTGTTCCTTGAACCCCTTATTAAGCATCTCGTCAGCTTCGTCCAGCACTAGCATCTTGATGGCTCTACAAAATGCACATATTATTACAATATTGTTTGATCGGTCACATTGAAACATACCTTGTTCGCAGCACCCGTCGCTTGATCATGTCGAACACTCGTCCTGGAGTGCCGCTCACAATGTGCTGACCGTAGTCCAGTTTGCGGATATCCTCGCCCAGGTTGGTGCCACCGATGCACACATGGCACTGGACATTCATCATGTCGCCGAGGGCGAGAATGACTTTCTGGATTTGCACAGCCAACTCGCGAGTGGGCGACAGGCACAGAACCTGCGTCTCCCGCAGCGTGGTGTCCAGGCTCTGCAGAATGGAGATGGAGAAGGTGGCGGTTTTGCCCGTGCCTGATTGTGCCTGGGCAATCACATCCCGTCCCTTGACGATAGGCGTAATGCTCCTTTGCTGAATGGCCGAGGGTTTCTCGAAGCCTTGGGAGTGCAGAGAACTGGATTAGCCCTAGACCGGCCATAGGTATACACACCACTCACCGTACGCGTAGATGCCGCGTAGCAGCTCCTCCTTAAGATTCATGGCGTTGAATGTGGGTATCACCTCCACATCCTCGCTCGTCTCGAACTCCACGTTCGAGAGGTCCTCCGCCTGGGCATTCTTGCGCGCCATGTTCACTGCTTGTTCGCGTGCGGTTTCGTGctgattttaataaatatttacagtcTTTTTCGGCTAATTTTTCCGACTTTCACAGAAAAAAATGCGGTTCGCTTGTTAGAGGTGGCCTATCGCAGAAGACTAGTTATCTATTGCTCAGCAACAACCGACTATTGAACCGTCGTCGATTTAATTTgatatcgatatatttttacttattttgcGACAAGTGGCAACACTGCTATCGGGCGGCAACAATTAAAAAGTGAATATATGTCCTTTTCTTTATTGTATTTTACGGtgtttaataacaaaatataaaccTGCTTATTGGCATAACAAACAATCAACTTGTTTTATCCGGAGTGCTACTTCTTCTTCTGCGCAGGAAGTTCTCGAGCGACTGAAGATCCTTTCGCTTCAGCATCTTAATCCTGCTCACCAGTTTATGCAAAGTTTCGATCCGTTGCTGCGCCTCCTTGGCGGCTGCGTTGGCCTTCGCAGCACTCTGCCGATTTCGCTCCAGATCCTTCTGAGCCTCGTCCATGCAGCTATGGAGCTCTTCCACCCGCATCTTGGCCGCTTTCAGGAGACTGTGCTTTTCCAGGGCCTCTTTCTGGGCACCTTCGGCCATCTTCCGAATGTTTTCGAGATTTTCGTCCACTTCATTTACCATACTCTTCATAATGTTCACTGATGTGCAGAGCTCGTCGCGGATCCCCTTTGCCGTCGTCGCCGAGCACGAGCTGGTAGCAATGGCTCGTTGGATTTCGTCGATGACCCTTTTCGTTTCTGCCAGACTTTTGGTGTATTCATCCAGCAGCTGCTTCTTCCCGTTGAGAGCCGCCTCCGCAGCCTTGGCCGCCTGCAACGCCTTGTCCGCCAGCAGTGCCCGTGCTCTGTGGCCCGCCATCTCCGCGGCACACGGCTGCGCATCCTTGGCGTCCTTCGCATCCTTGGCCGCCTTCGAGGCCACCTGACTGGCTTTCATGCTCGCCTTGCAGGAAATGGAGCCGGGCTTGAAGCGCGGATCGTTTCGCTGGGCAGAATGCGCGGCTGTCGACAGCAGGATGTTCCCAAGCAGCAACATCGTAACCAGGGACTCGCAACGCATTGGGAATCTTGCATCGTACATAAATCTCAAGGCCCATCAGGAAATCGAAATGTGGAGATATTTATGGGAATGTAGCAGCTCCACCGTTCAAAGCactaatatttgaaatatttgaacaagTTACCTGTCTGTCTGATCTGTTTAATCCAACTATTTCAAGTCAAGCATGGAGATAGCACGAATCGCATTTCTACTTTTCTTCCTGTTCTCATATCATTCTGCGGGCCACAAGTTGCCGCAGTCCTCCAATGAGATAGCTGCCCTGATTTCGGATCATCATGGTGATGGCGACAACAATCTGTCGTCATCCTCCGGCGGTACACCGTGCGAATTCAAGGTGAGTGGAAAGAGTAGGGGAAAGGCCTCCAACATTGCCCAGAAGGCGGCCAAGGAAGCCAAGGAGGCCTCCGATGCCCAGATAGAGGCTGGCGAGGCAGCTGCCCGCCAGGTGAAGAAGCAACTGGCCGACAAGGCGCTGGCCGCCGCCAAGGCGGCAGAAGCTGCGCTGGCAGGCAAGCAACAGATTGTCGAGCAGCTGGAGTCCGAGGTGCGCGAGGGGGAGCTGGTGGTCCAGGAGGAGAGCACCTTGTTGCAGACCACCCAGACCACTTATGCTGCGGCCGGGCAAGCGGCCAAACAGGCGGCAGAGCAGCTGAACACCATCACGCTGGCGGTGAAGAATGCTCAGGATAATGTGATCAACTCGGAGCACGTGGCCAGTGGCGCGCAGCAGGAGCTGGGCGAGAAGCAACAGCTCGTGGAGGCGGCCAAGAAGCGGGTGGAGCTGTTGCTCCGCCAGCTGGAGGTGGCCCGTGTGGATTTCAAGAATACCAAAAACGCCGCCGAGAAGGCAGCCTGTGCTGCCCAGGAGGCCAGGCAAAGGGCCACCAGGGAGCGCAGGAGGGCGGAACTGAGGCACTTACTCTGGCTGAAGAGGGGACGCACCCACTGAACCCATTAACTtgtatatcttatattttattttattgtatttaaaaggTCATAAGTGAGATCACAATTATGAAATCAAGTGTATGATGATGCAATTAGGGATTACGGGGCGTATACTCAACACACCTCGCTAAGCTTCCGAACACTCCTCCGTGTTCACACGCGGATCTGCGAGGAAGCGAACAATCATCGGACTCCATCGGTCTTTCGTCATATGCAATCTCACCCGGAGCGGGCATTTAAAGCGTCTCATGGCAATTAGACGCTCTGCCATAATTGCGGCTACAAATTATCCAATCGAGCAGCCTGGTAGCATTGACCCAGCACCATCGTTGTTGGCTGATGGTGGCCATGGCCAGCTCGCGAGGAAAACCAACAGCAACCAACGGGTTTGCACTTTCTTTCGGCGACCCGACCAGTTCGTTTATAAATACATGGCGCCCCTGGTGGCCAACTGGCAATCGTCGTCGAGTCTCCACCGGATTTACTGAGCCCACTTGCCGCTCCCCCAGCCACCAGCCACCAGCCTCCAGCTCGCCCTGCTTCGCGCTCCTAGTGCTTCTCCTAGTGCGAAAGTAAAAGCGTTTTTCACCGAACTCGTCCATCCACATTGACTCCGCTTGGCGGACGATCCTCCACTCGAGTCATAAGCATTTCATCTCTGGTCCGCACAGGACGTTCGTGTCGgtcaagtccaagtccaaatcgaaatcgagaGGTGCGTTGGTGTCAAAACTGAGTGATTGGTGTGTTGTGTGCCTTGTGAGCAGTGTCCAGTTTCGCTGGCCTTCAAGCTAAACAGGTTCTCCCGTGGAACATATCAATCCGTGACCCACTAACGACTTGCCGGCCATCCTAGAGCAAAGAAAGTGTCGCACCATAAATTATTAGCTAATAGGCAAAGCGGCTATGTAACCGGTTGTCCAGTGATTATGCACTCGCAAAAGGTGTCCTTCAGATGTgaagatatttttaaagcagAATATTAGAGTGGTACATTTCGTAACAAGTTTATTCCAAATACTTGCAGTTAACTGAGATGCAACTAACAACTAACTAGCTGACTAAACTGAAAAGCATATACGTGAAAACCAATGAAGAGATATTCATTGTCTTAAAAACAGAAACTTTTCCccaattaaaaaaaggaaatttattttctttcagcACTCGGTGTGCGACAGAGGAACCCAAAAGCCTGCGCCTGCGGTGATCACGAGTCTTCCGGTTTCGCCAGCTGCTCCATTGCATAATCGCCAGAGATGCCATcgctgctgcacctgctgctcctggcgcTGTTTTTGGGTAAGTCGCACATGACTTCCTCATGCAAATGTGGCTAAATTGGGACTTTGATTTAGTGGCCATGCCGACGCAGGGTCGCAAGATCAAGCGGAAGGAGCCACACTATCACCATCACGTCAATgtgccgccgccaccaccgccgccatcTCCCCATGGACCGGGTCCAGTGCCCCAGCAAACGGCGGTGATCGAGCACGAGGTGCCGCCGTACACCTACGAGGCGATTAACCACGACGAATTCGAGCCGGCCAAGGTGAAGCTCTCCCACTTCGAAGGCTCCTCCGATTACATAGTGCACTCCCACagcggaggcggtggaggaggaggcggtggctaCCTGGCCGACAATGGACTGCGCAGCATAGCGAAGGGTTCAGCGGATCAGGCCCTCTCCGCAG
Protein-coding sequences here:
- the LOC6739697 gene encoding high affinity copper uptake protein 1, which codes for MDHDHDHGSDDSTSTAKSCPMIMVFHAGHCERILWRGWVASTVTEFVLSALAIFLVSFLYEALKFLRQQLARREARRESEQLAAEQRRKNEAPAAGGCCSETPLAEPREQTYWQRLLASSHIVQSLLNLLQIVISYLLMLIFMTFNYWLCLAVILGLGLGYFFFGWNKKNPDESECCP
- the LOC6739698 gene encoding 4-hydroxybenzoate polyprenyltransferase, mitochondrial, encoding MPPDQIVFSCVRQLFACLYPDGNPLTFPTKVALNILPFFDCASARQIAMYALRHLRLQSTRHFRSSYAAAATTKHMLPRQPARVLIGDWSTWDKSRLQDVYSRSSSTATEPVKPQTPLQELVSGAKPYAQLMRIDRPIGTYLLFWPCAWSIALSADAGCWPDLTMLGLFGTGALIMRGAGCTINDLWDKDIDAKVERTRLRPLASGQISQFDAIVFLSAQLSLGLLVLVQLNWQSILLGASSLGLVITYPLMKRVTYWPQLVLGMAFNWGALLGWCATQGSVNLAACLPLYLSGVCWTIVYDTIYAHQDKLDDLQIGVKSTALRFGENTKVWLSGFTAAMLTGLSAAGWACDQTLPYYAAVGVVGAHLVQQIYSLNIDNPSDCAKKFISNHQVGLILFLGIVLGTLLKSDESKKQRQSSLTTSTASSYVPALPQKPEVIS
- the LOC27209421 gene encoding eukaryotic initiation factor 4A-III → MARKNAQAEDLSNVEFETSEDVEVIPTFNAMNLKEELLRGIYAYGFEKPSAIQQRSITPIVKGRDVIAQAQSGTGKTATFSISILQSLDTTLRETQVLCLSPTRELAVQIQKVILALGDMMNVQCHVCIGGTNLGEDIRKLDYGQHIVSGTPGRVFDMIKRRVLRTRAIKMLVLDEADEMLNKGFKEQIYDVYRYLPPATQVVLISATLPHEILEMTSKFMTDPIRILVKRDELTLEGIKQFFVAVEREEWKFDTLCDLYDTLTITQAVIFCNTKRKVDWLTEKMREANFTVSSMHGDMPQKERDEIMKEFRAGQSRVLITTDVWARGIDVQQVSLVINYDLPNNRELYIHRIGRSGRFGRKGVAINFVKSDDIRILRDIEQYYSTQIDEMPMNVADLI
- the LOC6728947 gene encoding uncharacterized protein LOC6728947, encoding MYDARFPMRCESLVTMLLLGNILLSTAAHSAQRNDPRFKPGSISCKASMKASQVASKAAKDAKDAKDAQPCAAEMAGHRARALLADKALQAAKAAEAALNGKKQLLDEYTKSLAETKRVIDEIQRAIATSSCSATTAKGIRDELCTSVNIMKSMVNEVDENLENIRKMAEGAQKEALEKHSLLKAAKMRVEELHSCMDEAQKDLERNRQSAAKANAAAKEAQQRIETLHKLVSRIKMLKRKDLQSLENFLRRRRSSTPDKTS
- the LOC27207461 gene encoding uncharacterized protein LOC27207461 encodes the protein MEIARIAFLLFFLFSYHSAGHKLPQSSNEIAALISDHHGDGDNNLSSSSGGTPCEFKVSGKSRGKASNIAQKAAKEAKEASDAQIEAGEAAARQVKKQLADKALAAAKAAEAALAGKQQIVEQLESEVREGELVVQEESTLLQTTQTTYAAAGQAAKQAAEQLNTITLAVKNAQDNVINSEHVASGAQQELGEKQQLVEAAKKRVELLLRQLEVARVDFKNTKNAAEKAACAAQEARQRATRERRRAELRHLLWLKRGRTH